A single region of the Roseivivax sp. THAF197b genome encodes:
- a CDS encoding GNAT family N-acetyltransferase, with protein sequence MTDREPQFRVALARTPQDLQAAQRLRYRVFVEELGGGGEEVDHAAGIEQDRFDPVCDHLLLFDDARPAEPVVGVYRLLRNEGAQKAGRFYTEAEYDLDPLRQTGRPLLELGRSCLHEDYRGGAAMMHLWQGLAAYVEDHGPHILFGVASFHGTDTKALAQPLSNLHHRHLAPPDLRVRSRAYHPMDLVPASEIDRRQAVRDTPALIKAYLRLGGMVGDGAFIDHAFNTVDVCLILETSQLSAMRRAVLGKVANPRESETRMQAGSQ encoded by the coding sequence ATGACGGACCGGGAGCCGCAATTCCGCGTGGCATTGGCACGCACCCCGCAGGATCTGCAGGCGGCGCAGCGACTGCGCTACAGGGTCTTTGTCGAGGAACTGGGCGGCGGCGGCGAAGAGGTCGATCACGCCGCCGGGATCGAACAGGACCGCTTCGATCCGGTCTGCGACCACCTTCTTCTGTTCGACGATGCGCGGCCTGCCGAACCGGTGGTCGGCGTCTACCGTCTGTTGCGCAATGAGGGCGCGCAGAAAGCGGGCCGCTTCTATACGGAGGCGGAATACGATCTCGACCCCTTGCGCCAAACGGGCCGTCCGCTTCTGGAACTGGGGCGCTCCTGCCTGCATGAAGACTACCGCGGCGGGGCGGCGATGATGCATCTCTGGCAGGGCCTCGCAGCCTATGTGGAGGATCACGGCCCTCATATCCTGTTCGGCGTGGCGAGCTTTCACGGCACCGACACGAAAGCTTTGGCGCAGCCCCTGTCCAACCTTCATCACCGTCATCTTGCCCCGCCTGACCTGCGCGTCCGGTCGCGGGCCTATCACCCCATGGACCTCGTGCCTGCCTCCGAGATCGACCGCCGTCAGGCGGTGCGGGACACGCCCGCGCTGATCAAGGCTTATCTGCGCCTCGGCGGCATGGTGGGCGATGGCGCCTTCATCGATCATGCCTTCAACACGGTCGATGTGTGCCTCATCCTCGAGACATCGCAGCTGAGTGCCATGCGTCGGGCCGTCCTCGGCAAGGTGGCCAACCCGCGCGAAAGCGAAACCCGAATGCAGGCGGGCTCGCAATGA
- a CDS encoding 1-acyl-sn-glycerol-3-phosphate acyltransferase has product MTTWEGPEEPAPPRLGATDWLRVAWRGVPLGIVVFGGLALLLLTRLIERPLCGMRRPVTPYITQGVCRAAFTILRLPIRHSGAPLREHGALVANHTSWLDIFALNSRMNLYFVSKAEVAKWPGIGWLARATGTVFIERDRRRASEQTRMFEWRLHHGHKLVFFPEGTSTDGLRVLPFKTTLFEAFLNPRIRHEMRLQAVTLRYHPPEGAPGHFYGWWGGMDFGSHLLKTLAAPRQGAVELIYHPPVRVDDFPNRKTLARHLEDQVRSGHASAR; this is encoded by the coding sequence ATGACGACCTGGGAGGGCCCGGAGGAGCCGGCACCACCGCGGCTTGGCGCGACCGACTGGTTGCGCGTTGCCTGGCGTGGCGTGCCGCTCGGGATCGTGGTGTTTGGGGGGCTGGCGCTCCTGCTGCTGACGCGGCTCATCGAACGGCCACTTTGCGGCATGCGCCGCCCGGTCACTCCCTATATCACGCAAGGCGTCTGCCGCGCCGCTTTCACGATCCTGCGCCTGCCGATCCGCCATAGCGGGGCACCCTTGCGCGAGCACGGCGCGCTGGTCGCGAACCATACGTCGTGGCTCGATATCTTCGCGCTCAATTCCCGGATGAACCTCTATTTCGTCTCCAAGGCCGAGGTGGCGAAATGGCCCGGCATCGGGTGGCTGGCACGGGCGACCGGCACCGTCTTCATCGAACGCGACCGCCGCCGCGCCTCCGAGCAGACGCGCATGTTCGAATGGCGGCTGCATCACGGCCATAAGCTCGTTTTCTTTCCCGAGGGCACCTCGACCGACGGGCTGCGCGTGCTGCCGTTCAAGACGACGCTCTTCGAGGCCTTTCTCAATCCGCGTATCCGCCACGAAATGCGGCTCCAGGCCGTGACCCTGCGCTATCATCCGCCCGAAGGCGCGCCCGGCCATTTCTACGGCTGGTGGGGCGGGATGGATTTCGGATCGCACCTTCTGAAGACGTTGGCCGCACCGCGGCAGGGGGCGGTGGAGCTGATCTATCACCCGCCCGTCCGCGTCGATGATTTCCCCAATCGCAAAACCCTCGCGCGGCATCTCGAGGATCAGGTGCGCAGCGGGCATGCCTCGGCGCGCTGA
- the ccmE gene encoding cytochrome c maturation protein CcmE — MALKNLKKKRRVQVVALTAVALIISTALIGYAMRDGINFFRSPTQVAEAPPAPNEVFRIGGLVEEGSIVRGQGETVSFSVTDGGASVPVTYRGVLPDLFEENQGMVGTGRLIDGTFEASEILAKHDETYMPKEVVDALKEQGVYQEPES, encoded by the coding sequence ATGGCCCTGAAAAACCTCAAGAAGAAACGCCGCGTTCAGGTGGTGGCGCTGACCGCCGTGGCGCTGATTATCTCCACCGCGCTCATTGGCTATGCGATGCGCGACGGGATCAACTTCTTCCGCTCTCCGACCCAGGTGGCCGAAGCGCCGCCCGCGCCCAACGAAGTGTTCCGCATCGGTGGCCTCGTGGAAGAGGGCAGCATCGTGCGCGGGCAGGGTGAGACGGTCTCCTTCAGCGTCACCGATGGCGGCGCGAGCGTGCCCGTGACCTATCGCGGCGTACTGCCGGATCTTTTCGAGGAGAACCAGGGCATGGTCGGCACGGGACGGCTGATCGACGGCACGTTCGAGGCCTCCGAAATCCTCGCCAAGCATGACGAGACCTACATGCCCAAGGAAGTCGTCGATGCCTTGAAGGAACAGGGTGTCTACCAGGAGCCCGAGAGCTGA
- a CDS encoding DedA family protein, with protein sequence MSGWITTFLTDHGYSAIALLMFVENLFPPIPSEVVMPLAGYTASQSDRSVVLMILAGTSGSIVGALFWYWVGIRIGTDGLRRVAARYGRWLTLNPSDVDAADAWFDKHGHKAVFAGRLIPGVRTLISVPAGLSEMSFRRFMIYTTAGTALWTALLTLAGWYLGANYDAVSKYTGPVSNLVIGGAVIWYIYRVITFSPDRK encoded by the coding sequence ATGTCCGGCTGGATAACCACATTTCTGACAGACCATGGATACAGCGCCATTGCGCTTCTGATGTTCGTGGAAAATCTCTTCCCGCCGATCCCGTCCGAAGTGGTGATGCCGCTTGCGGGATATACCGCGTCCCAAAGCGACCGCTCGGTCGTGCTGATGATCCTTGCAGGTACGTCCGGCTCCATTGTCGGCGCCTTGTTCTGGTACTGGGTCGGCATCCGGATCGGCACGGATGGCCTGCGCCGCGTCGCCGCCCGCTATGGCCGCTGGCTAACGCTCAATCCGTCGGACGTGGATGCAGCAGATGCCTGGTTCGACAAGCACGGACACAAGGCGGTTTTCGCAGGGCGTCTCATCCCCGGCGTGCGCACGCTCATTTCCGTACCGGCGGGCCTGTCGGAGATGAGCTTCCGGCGCTTCATGATCTACACGACAGCCGGAACCGCGCTCTGGACGGCGCTTCTGACGCTTGCCGGATGGTATCTCGGCGCCAATTACGACGCAGTCTCGAAATATACCGGTCCGGTCTCGAACCTCGTCATCGGCGGGGCCGTGATCTGGTACATTTACAGGGTCATCACATTCTCGCCGGACAGGAAGTAG
- the eno gene encoding phosphopyruvate hydratase: MSIIIDIHAREILDSRGNPTVEVDVTLEDGTMGRAAVPSGASTGAYEAVERRDGDKSRYMGKGVLDAVAAVNGEIADNIVGLDATEQVGIDGAMIELDGTDNKGRLGANAILGVSLAVAKAAADFTGQPLYRYVGGTGARLLPVPMMNIINGGEHADNPIDIQEFMIMPVAAENIREAVRMGSEVFHTLKKELSAAGMSTGLGDEGGFAPELGSTRDALDFILKSIEKAGYKPGEDMYLALDCAATEYFKDGKYEMKGEGKTLSSEENADYLAALCDAYPIISIEDGMSEDDWDGWKALTDKLGDRVQLVGDDLFVTNPKRLSDGIAKGVANSMLVKVNQIGSLTETLQAVEMAHRARYTNVMSHRSGETEDATIADLAVATNCGQIKTGSLARSDRLAKYNQLIRIEEMLGETAEYAGRSILRG, from the coding sequence ATGAGCATTATCATCGACATCCATGCCCGCGAGATTCTCGACAGCCGAGGCAATCCCACGGTCGAGGTCGACGTCACGCTTGAAGACGGCACGATGGGCCGCGCGGCGGTGCCCTCGGGCGCCTCGACCGGCGCCTACGAGGCGGTGGAGCGGCGCGATGGCGACAAGTCCCGCTACATGGGCAAAGGCGTTCTGGATGCCGTCGCCGCCGTGAACGGCGAGATCGCGGACAATATCGTGGGTCTCGATGCCACCGAACAGGTCGGCATCGACGGCGCGATGATCGAGCTTGATGGCACCGACAACAAAGGCCGCCTCGGCGCCAATGCGATCCTCGGCGTGTCGCTCGCCGTGGCGAAGGCGGCAGCGGATTTCACCGGTCAGCCGCTTTATCGCTACGTGGGCGGCACCGGTGCGCGCCTCCTGCCCGTGCCGATGATGAACATCATCAATGGCGGCGAGCATGCCGACAACCCGATCGACATCCAGGAATTCATGATCATGCCGGTCGCTGCGGAGAATATCCGCGAGGCGGTCCGCATGGGCTCCGAGGTGTTCCATACGCTCAAGAAGGAGCTCTCGGCGGCGGGTATGTCCACCGGTCTCGGCGACGAGGGCGGATTTGCGCCCGAACTCGGCTCCACCCGCGACGCGCTCGATTTCATCCTGAAGTCCATCGAAAAGGCGGGCTACAAGCCCGGCGAGGACATGTATCTCGCGCTCGATTGCGCCGCGACGGAATACTTCAAGGACGGCAAGTACGAGATGAAGGGCGAAGGCAAAACGCTGTCGTCCGAGGAAAACGCCGATTACCTCGCAGCCCTTTGCGACGCCTACCCGATCATCTCGATCGAGGACGGCATGTCCGAGGATGACTGGGACGGCTGGAAAGCGCTGACCGACAAGCTGGGCGACCGCGTGCAACTCGTGGGCGACGACCTTTTCGTCACCAATCCCAAGCGCCTGTCGGACGGCATCGCCAAGGGTGTCGCGAATTCCATGCTGGTGAAGGTCAACCAGATCGGATCGCTGACCGAGACGCTGCAAGCGGTCGAGATGGCCCACCGCGCGCGCTACACCAACGTCATGTCGCACCGCTCGGGCGAGACCGAGGATGCCACGATCGCGGATCTGGCCGTGGCCACGAATTGCGGGCAGATCAAGACCGGCAGCCTCGCGCGGTCGGACCGGCTGGCGAAGTACAACCAGCTGATCCGGATCGAGGAAATGCTGGGCGAGACGGCCGAATATGCGGGTCGGTCGATCCTGCGCGGCTGA
- a CDS encoding DMT family transporter encodes MDNLRGITLMIVAMAAFAIEDAFIKVAARELPTGQILIVIGVAGGAVFATMARRAGIRLVTPEIWRGPILLRNVAEILGTIGFVTAITTIPLSTASAIAQAMPLVITMGAALFFAEPVGWRRWSAILVGLSGVLIIIRPGLSGFDPNALWAVLAVFGLAARDLAARAVPARVSHLQLASYGFLSLIPTGLILLPFAATSPALPDGRLTLMLGGAVLFGMAAYYAITSASRTGDVSVVTPFRFSRMLFALIIGMVVFGERPDTLTYLGAALILGSGTYTFLRERRLGRARAAEPGSPGMARDPG; translated from the coding sequence ATGGACAATCTGCGCGGCATTACCCTGATGATCGTGGCCATGGCCGCCTTCGCCATCGAGGACGCCTTCATCAAGGTCGCGGCCCGCGAATTGCCCACAGGACAGATCCTGATCGTCATCGGCGTCGCGGGCGGCGCTGTCTTTGCCACCATGGCGCGTCGTGCGGGCATCCGCCTCGTCACGCCCGAGATATGGCGCGGGCCGATCCTGCTCAGAAACGTGGCCGAAATCCTGGGCACGATCGGCTTCGTGACCGCGATCACGACCATTCCGCTGTCCACCGCATCGGCCATCGCGCAGGCCATGCCGCTGGTGATCACCATGGGGGCGGCCTTGTTTTTCGCCGAGCCCGTGGGCTGGCGGCGCTGGTCCGCGATCCTCGTGGGACTTTCGGGCGTCCTGATCATTATCCGGCCCGGGCTTTCGGGCTTCGATCCCAACGCGCTCTGGGCCGTTTTGGCCGTCTTCGGGCTCGCGGCGCGCGATCTGGCTGCCCGTGCGGTCCCCGCGCGCGTGTCGCATCTGCAATTGGCCTCCTACGGGTTTCTGAGCCTGATACCGACCGGGCTCATTCTGCTGCCCTTCGCTGCCACATCACCGGCCCTGCCCGATGGACGGCTCACGCTGATGCTGGGCGGGGCGGTTCTTTTCGGGATGGCGGCCTATTACGCCATCACCTCCGCCTCACGTACGGGCGATGTGTCGGTGGTCACGCCGTTTCGATTTTCGCGCATGTTGTTCGCGCTGATCATCGGCATGGTCGTCTTCGGCGAACGCCCCGATACCCTGACCTATCTTGGCGCGGCACTGATCCTGGGATCAGGCACCTATACCTTCCTGCGCGAACGCAGGCTGGGCCGCGCCCGCGCCGCGGAACCCGGCAGCCCCGGCATGGCCCGCGACCCCGGCTAG
- a CDS encoding DMT family transporter translates to MLRTHPAFGIGLAALGAVLLSPDALFMRLSGMEGLQMVSWRGTSMGLIFLAAWALTSRTRREDLRVLGTGAGITIIAAQVFNALLFPTGIALAPVAVMLMAVATAPVWSALLSRALYGEKTGPATWIAIAAVLIGIAIAVTGKGDLAISPAAALGALCGVGVALMLALNFSVLRFQREVPILLAMGLGALLAGGIGIAATGPAQMSNGNVPAILVTAIVILPASFFALSLASRYTAAANVSLLMLLETVLGPLWVWLGTGETPTPRMLTGGAIVVTALAIYLARPKRRARMG, encoded by the coding sequence ATGCTTCGCACACACCCCGCCTTCGGGATCGGGCTGGCCGCGCTCGGCGCGGTCCTTTTGTCGCCCGACGCCCTGTTCATGCGCCTGTCGGGCATGGAGGGGCTGCAAATGGTGTCCTGGCGGGGCACCTCGATGGGACTCATCTTTCTCGCCGCCTGGGCCTTGACCAGCCGCACCCGGCGTGAGGATCTGCGCGTTCTCGGCACCGGGGCGGGGATCACGATTATCGCGGCACAGGTCTTCAACGCGCTCTTGTTTCCCACCGGAATCGCGCTGGCGCCCGTCGCGGTGATGCTGATGGCGGTGGCGACGGCGCCGGTCTGGTCGGCCCTGCTGTCGCGGGCGCTTTATGGCGAGAAGACGGGTCCGGCCACCTGGATCGCCATCGCCGCCGTTCTGATCGGGATTGCCATCGCCGTGACAGGCAAGGGCGATCTGGCCATCTCGCCTGCAGCCGCGTTGGGCGCGCTTTGTGGCGTCGGCGTCGCCTTGATGCTGGCGCTCAACTTTTCCGTTCTGCGGTTTCAGCGCGAGGTCCCGATCCTGCTGGCAATGGGCCTCGGCGCGCTCCTCGCAGGCGGCATCGGCATCGCTGCCACCGGTCCTGCTCAGATGAGCAACGGGAATGTTCCCGCCATCCTCGTGACCGCAATCGTGATCCTGCCCGCATCCTTTTTCGCGCTGTCTCTCGCCTCGCGCTATACGGCTGCGGCCAATGTCAGCCTCCTGATGCTGCTCGAGACGGTTCTCGGCCCGCTCTGGGTGTGGCTCGGCACGGGCGAGACCCCGACGCCGCGCATGCTGACCGGTGGCGCGATCGTGGTCACAGCACTCGCGATCTACCTCGCCCGCCCGAAACGCCGCGCGCGCATGGGCTGA
- a CDS encoding DUF533 domain-containing protein: MGLMKTLTKVAIGYAAARGVDRLSSGKGLSGLIGGGAQLKGDHPATRTGSDMTQQMQSGMTQAASPMQGILENMKSAGFDLSSMLGGGATAGGTGGAEPGASHKGLLSSMPSASGGGLAGMLAAAGGAAAMGGKGAGQLIDQFNTEQTAPELEKTAGLMLRAMIQAAKADGKIDEEEKAKILELVGDDATEEDLAFVRTQLAAPIDIKALAADTPDSQKMPVYSASLMTIRVDTDEEAEYLDQLAKALGLDEPTVNALHIQMGNRPLYI, translated from the coding sequence ATGGGCCTGATGAAGACGCTGACCAAAGTTGCCATTGGCTATGCCGCCGCGCGCGGCGTCGACCGGCTGTCCTCGGGCAAGGGGTTGTCCGGCCTCATCGGGGGTGGTGCGCAGCTCAAGGGTGACCACCCTGCCACCCGCACGGGCAGCGACATGACCCAGCAGATGCAATCCGGCATGACCCAGGCGGCGAGCCCCATGCAGGGTATTCTCGAGAACATGAAGAGCGCGGGCTTCGATCTCTCCTCGATGCTGGGCGGCGGCGCGACTGCCGGCGGCACCGGCGGCGCCGAGCCGGGTGCCAGCCACAAGGGTCTGTTGTCCTCCATGCCATCCGCAAGCGGCGGCGGCCTTGCCGGTATGCTTGCCGCGGCAGGCGGTGCGGCCGCCATGGGCGGCAAGGGCGCGGGCCAGCTGATCGACCAGTTCAACACCGAGCAGACAGCGCCCGAGCTGGAGAAAACCGCCGGTCTGATGCTGCGCGCGATGATCCAGGCCGCCAAGGCCGACGGCAAGATCGACGAGGAGGAGAAGGCCAAGATCCTCGAGCTGGTGGGCGACGACGCCACCGAAGAGGACCTGGCCTTCGTCCGCACCCAGCTTGCCGCCCCCATCGACATCAAGGCGCTGGCCGCGGACACGCCAGATAGCCAGAAAATGCCGGTCTATTCGGCCTCGCTGATGACTATCCGGGTCGATACCGACGAGGAAGCGGAATATCTCGACCAGCTCGCCAAGGCGCTCGGCCTCGATGAGCCCACGGTGAACGCGCTGCACATCCAGATGGGCAACCGTCCCCTCTACATCTGA
- a CDS encoding YdiU family protein — translation MTLHIPFDNSYARLPDGFYTRLAPEPVAKPALVAFNEALAAELGIVRPDNDAELARVFSGNATPEGAEPLAQLYAGHQFGQFNPQLGDGRALLLGEVVDRAGQRRDIQLKGSGPTPYSRSGDGRAWLGPVLREYVVSEAMHALGIPTTRALAAVRSGEPVYRETALPGAVLTRVAASHIRVGTFQIFAARRDRDALQALYDYTVARHYPDAADPHDLLDRVIAKQAALVAHWMSVGFIHGVMNTDNCTLSGETIDYGPCAFMDAYHPNRVFSSIDRMGRYAYANQADIIVWNMAQLATALVPLTDDPEAAVKRFTDQVHAMPDRIRAEWEARFAAKIGISAPRAEDKMLVAELLTLMQAEGADFTNTFRALGRDDARDAFIDRAAFDAWAGKWRARIAEEPEPDALMARVNPAIIPRNHRIEEMIDAAVSGDDGPFHRLNAALSAPFTEDPASEDLRRAPLPDEVVPATFCGT, via the coding sequence ATGACCCTGCATATCCCCTTCGACAATTCCTATGCCCGCCTGCCGGACGGCTTTTACACCCGCCTTGCGCCCGAGCCAGTGGCAAAGCCCGCGCTGGTTGCCTTCAACGAGGCCCTCGCCGCCGAGCTTGGCATTGTGCGCCCCGACAACGATGCCGAGCTGGCGCGTGTCTTCTCCGGCAATGCCACGCCCGAGGGCGCGGAGCCGCTCGCGCAGCTTTATGCGGGCCACCAGTTCGGGCAGTTCAATCCGCAGCTCGGCGACGGCCGCGCGCTTCTTCTGGGCGAGGTTGTGGATCGCGCGGGCCAGCGGCGCGATATTCAGCTCAAGGGCTCCGGGCCCACGCCCTACAGCCGTTCGGGCGATGGACGCGCCTGGCTGGGCCCCGTCCTGCGCGAATACGTGGTCTCCGAAGCGATGCATGCGCTTGGCATCCCCACGACCCGCGCCCTCGCCGCCGTGCGCAGCGGCGAGCCGGTCTATCGCGAAACCGCCCTGCCGGGCGCCGTCCTCACCCGTGTCGCCGCCAGCCATATCCGGGTCGGCACTTTCCAGATCTTCGCCGCTCGCCGGGACCGCGACGCGTTGCAGGCGCTTTATGACTACACCGTTGCGCGGCACTACCCGGACGCCGCCGACCCGCATGATCTTCTGGACCGGGTGATCGCGAAACAGGCGGCGCTCGTGGCGCATTGGATGTCAGTGGGGTTCATCCACGGCGTGATGAATACCGACAATTGCACCCTGTCCGGCGAGACGATCGACTATGGCCCCTGTGCCTTCATGGATGCGTATCATCCGAACCGCGTCTTCTCCTCGATCGACCGCATGGGCCGCTACGCCTATGCCAATCAGGCCGACATCATCGTGTGGAATATGGCGCAGCTGGCGACGGCGCTGGTGCCTTTGACGGACGACCCCGAGGCCGCAGTCAAGCGCTTCACCGATCAGGTCCACGCCATGCCGGACCGCATTCGCGCCGAATGGGAGGCGCGCTTTGCCGCCAAGATCGGCATCTCCGCCCCGCGCGCGGAGGACAAGATGTTGGTGGCCGAGCTGCTGACGTTGATGCAGGCCGAAGGGGCCGATTTCACCAACACGTTCCGCGCACTTGGCCGGGACGATGCGCGCGACGCCTTCATCGACCGGGCCGCCTTCGATGCCTGGGCCGGAAAATGGCGCGCCCGGATCGCCGAAGAGCCCGAGCCCGATGCGCTGATGGCGCGCGTCAATCCCGCCATCATCCCGCGCAACCACCGCATCGAGGAGATGATCGACGCGGCGGTCTCAGGCGATGACGGCCCGTTCCACCGGTTGAACGCGGCTCTGTCCGCCCCCTTCACCGAGGATCCCGCCAGCGAGGATCTGCGCCGCGCCCCCCTGCCCGACGAGGTGGTGCCTGCCACCTTCTGCGGCACCTAA
- a CDS encoding cyclic nucleotide-binding/CBS domain-containing protein yields the protein MAATDRVGMAIKDRPEFKSKPKPLTMNAGDSVLDAVKAMSEKNYGSVIICDEAGKVTGVVTERDVMRKVVGAEKDAATLKLGDIMTADPRVAREDDDLVDWLRIMSNERFRRLPVVDADGRIKVVFTQGDFVSYTWPDLLHQAKVLAQASVGRNYPIWMIGGGIMLYSLLMVIVVSSLS from the coding sequence ATGGCCGCCACGGACCGCGTCGGAATGGCGATCAAGGATCGTCCCGAATTCAAGAGCAAGCCGAAGCCGCTGACCATGAATGCGGGGGACAGCGTCCTCGATGCGGTCAAGGCGATGAGCGAGAAGAATTACGGCTCCGTCATCATTTGCGACGAGGCCGGGAAGGTGACTGGGGTCGTCACCGAGCGCGATGTCATGCGCAAGGTTGTCGGCGCCGAAAAGGATGCCGCGACGCTGAAGCTTGGCGATATCATGACCGCCGATCCGCGCGTTGCGCGCGAAGACGACGATCTCGTCGACTGGCTGCGGATCATGTCGAACGAACGCTTCCGCCGCCTGCCCGTGGTCGATGCCGACGGGCGGATCAAGGTCGTGTTCACCCAAGGCGATTTCGTCAGTTATACATGGCCCGATCTGCTGCATCAGGCGAAGGTGCTGGCGCAGGCCAGCGTTGGCCGCAACTATCCGATCTGGATGATCGGCGGCGGCATCATGCTCTATTCGCTGCTGATGGTGATCGTCGTCTCTTCGCTGAGCTGA
- a CDS encoding N-acetyltransferase, giving the protein MKTLHLAAPDDAEKLLPLVAAFHAEQGFDTDLEHRAAAIAPLLDGTPHGAVWLIGPRKAPVGYIVITFGWSVEYGGLDAVVDEIYIRPAVRRRGMGSEALNDIAKALKEADVRALHLEVARDDEDAQRFYSRGRFKPRDGHMFMSRTLR; this is encoded by the coding sequence ATGAAAACCTTGCATCTCGCCGCGCCGGACGATGCCGAAAAGCTCCTGCCGCTCGTGGCGGCCTTCCATGCCGAACAGGGCTTCGACACCGATCTTGAGCACCGCGCCGCGGCCATCGCGCCCCTGCTCGACGGCACGCCCCACGGGGCCGTCTGGCTGATCGGGCCGCGAAAGGCGCCTGTCGGCTACATCGTCATCACCTTTGGCTGGTCGGTGGAATATGGCGGCCTCGATGCGGTTGTGGACGAGATCTACATCCGGCCCGCCGTGCGCCGCCGGGGCATGGGCAGCGAGGCGCTGAACGATATCGCCAAGGCGCTGAAGGAGGCCGACGTGCGCGCGCTCCATCTCGAAGTGGCCCGCGACGATGAAGACGCCCAGCGGTTCTATTCCCGCGGGCGCTTCAAGCCCCGCGACGGGCATATGTTCATGTCGCGGACGCTGCGCTGA
- a CDS encoding glutathione S-transferase family protein gives MTDLLLYGHPDSGHACKVALALRLAGLPHRVETVDIWAPPETRPAAFLTANPAAEVPCLMIDGSPYVQSGAILIEIATRFAVLGGADAAGLRRGREILFWEANRIGMCVPQLVAAAKDGAGFAPDVVAWLRGRFDADCARFDLYLGDAAFLHGDTPGIGDCAVWGYTQWLEKADLAPTPAMADWLARMRALPGMVTPEAMFPG, from the coding sequence GTGACGGACCTTCTTCTTTACGGACACCCGGACTCGGGTCACGCCTGCAAGGTGGCGCTGGCCCTCAGACTCGCGGGCCTGCCGCACCGGGTCGAGACCGTCGATATCTGGGCGCCGCCCGAGACTCGGCCCGCGGCGTTTCTGACCGCGAACCCGGCGGCCGAGGTGCCCTGCCTGATGATCGACGGATCGCCCTACGTGCAATCGGGCGCGATCCTGATCGAGATCGCCACGCGTTTCGCCGTACTCGGCGGCGCGGATGCAGCCGGACTGCGCCGTGGGCGCGAGATCCTGTTCTGGGAGGCCAACCGCATCGGAATGTGCGTGCCGCAGCTTGTCGCCGCCGCCAAGGACGGCGCGGGGTTTGCGCCCGATGTCGTGGCCTGGCTTCGCGGGCGCTTCGATGCCGATTGCGCCCGGTTCGACCTCTATCTCGGCGACGCGGCCTTCCTGCATGGCGACACACCCGGGATCGGCGATTGCGCGGTCTGGGGCTATACCCAATGGCTCGAAAAGGCGGACCTTGCGCCAACACCGGCGATGGCGGACTGGCTGGCCCGGATGCGCGCCCTGCCCGGCATGGTCACGCCCGAGGCGATGTTCCCCGGCTGA
- a CDS encoding nucleoside hydrolase, which translates to MSARKIIIDTDPGQDDAVAILLALASPNDIELLGITAVAGNVPLSLTEKNARIVCELAGRPDIKVFAGCDAPLARKLVTAEHVHGKTGLDGPTLPDPTMPLQKAHAVDFIIDTLRTEPAGTVTLCPLGPLTNIATALDRAPDIAERIAEIVLMGGAYFEVGNITPAAEFNIYVDPEAAKAVFACGAPITVMPLDVTHKALVTKPRNNAFRALGTAPGLAVAQMTDFFERFDREKYGSEGAPLHDPCVTAYLIKPDLFSGRHINVEIETTSELTLGMTVADWWGVSGRPANATFMGDLDADGFFALLVERIGRL; encoded by the coding sequence ATGTCCGCCCGAAAGATCATTATCGACACCGATCCGGGGCAGGACGATGCCGTCGCGATCCTGCTGGCGCTTGCTTCGCCCAACGACATCGAGCTCCTGGGCATCACCGCCGTCGCGGGCAATGTGCCCCTGTCCCTCACCGAAAAGAACGCGCGCATCGTCTGTGAACTGGCGGGGCGCCCGGACATCAAGGTCTTCGCGGGCTGCGACGCGCCCCTTGCGCGCAAGCTCGTCACGGCGGAGCACGTGCATGGCAAGACCGGGCTCGACGGGCCCACCCTGCCCGATCCGACCATGCCCCTGCAGAAGGCCCATGCGGTCGATTTCATCATCGATACGCTGCGCACTGAGCCGGCAGGCACCGTCACGCTCTGCCCGCTGGGGCCGCTCACGAATATCGCCACAGCCCTCGACCGCGCGCCCGATATCGCCGAACGGATCGCGGAGATCGTGCTGATGGGTGGCGCCTATTTCGAGGTGGGCAACATCACACCTGCCGCCGAATTCAACATCTACGTGGACCCCGAAGCCGCGAAGGCCGTCTTCGCCTGCGGCGCGCCCATCACCGTCATGCCGCTGGATGTAACGCACAAGGCGCTGGTGACGAAGCCCCGCAACAACGCGTTCCGCGCGCTTGGCACGGCTCCGGGGCTGGCCGTGGCGCAAATGACCGACTTCTTCGAACGCTTCGACCGCGAAAAATACGGCTCCGAAGGCGCTCCGCTGCATGATCCCTGCGTGACGGCGTATCTGATCAAGCCCGATCTCTTCAGCGGGCGGCATATCAACGTGGAGATCGAGACCACGTCCGAGCTGACCCTGGGCATGACCGTTGCCGATTGGTGGGGCGTGTCGGGGCGGCCCGCGAACGCGACCTTCATGGGCGATCTCGATGCCGACGGGTTTTTCGCCCTCCTGGTGGAGAGGATCGGACGGCTGTGA